The Aphelocoma coerulescens isolate FSJ_1873_10779 chromosome 14, UR_Acoe_1.0, whole genome shotgun sequence genome has a window encoding:
- the CCNF gene encoding cyclin-F isoform X2, with protein MVHCRCSRCFSFPSKRRIIKRPRVLTFLNLPEDVLFHILKGLPAADILSVRAVHSHLKYLVDNHSSVWAHASFQDLWPSPNNLRMFERAAESGNFEAAVKLSLAYLYNEGLSITGHGRAEVNGIKASHYFSLAEHLNVCAVPFIWLFIRPPWSFSGSCCKAVVYESLKAECQLDKAQKGSILHSLAKVLNFFEDEGKKKESVEMLEESSKQGCLISSYLLWENNRKAAMSDPGRYLQSLRKLRDYAAKGCWEAQIALAKACGNGNQLGLEAKSSREMVSQIFQASLPISKQSIFTVQKGMNEIMRYILVDWLVEVATMKDFSSLCLHMTVGCVDRYLKLRPVPRARLQLLGIACMVICTRFISKEMLTIREAVWLTDNSYKYEELVRMMGEIISALEGKIRMPTILDYKEVLSSIVSLERRTLHLYSFICELSLLNTSLSVYSPAQLAAAALLLAKMLHGQAHPWTSQLSECTGFSQEDLLPCVLSLHQKCFHDDVPKDYRQVSLMAVKQRFEDERYEEIGKEQVMSYSQLCSLLGVKQEDPAPSPLHRNVVEIQTFLSSPSGKRAKRRREDSIQDDRGSFVTTPTAELSSQEESLLDNFLDWSLDSCSGYEGDQESEGEREGDVTSPSGILDVTVLYLDPAEHCAQDSSDEDSLPGEWDGSRAPHREGELPGAYLTPRNPNPEGSSGYSSVNTASPTSSVEGSPGAPPKPTSALPHSNAMNREPCQPHYLHRRQVKRKNMAEHTEERLNLGFLSL; from the exons A tggttCACTGTAGATGTTCcagatgtttttctttcccttcaaaGCGAAGGATAATAAAACGGCCTCGAGTCCTGACGTTCTTGAACCTCCCCGAGGATGTCCTGTTTCACATCCTGAAGGGCCTCCCTGCTGCAGACATCCTCTCAGTCAGAGCT GTGCACTCACATCTTAAATACCTTGTGGATAATCATTCCAGTGTTTGGGCACATGCAAGTTTCCAAGACTTGTGGCCATCTCCAAACAATCTGAGGATGTTTGAAAG GGCTGCTGAAAGTGGTAACTTTGAAGCTGCTGTGAAGCTGAGCTTGGCATACTTGTACAACGAAGGCC TGTCCATCACGGGCCATGGGCGTGCAGAAGTGAACGGAATAAAGGCATCTCACTACTTCAGCTTGGCAGAGCACCTGAATGTGTGTGCAGTGCCCTTTATCTGGCTGTTCATCCGTCCTCCCTGGTCCTTCTCTGGAAGCTGCTGTAAAGCTGTGGTCTACGAGAGCCTCAAGGCAGAGTGTCAGCTTGACAAG GCTCAGAAAGGATCTATTCTCCACAGCTTGGCTAAGGTCTTGAATTTCTTTGAG gatgaaggaaaaaaaaaagaatccgtTGAAATGCTTGAAGAATCATCAAAACAGGGTTGTTTAATCAGCTCCTACCTCCTTtgggaaaacaacagaaaagctgCT ATGTCAGATCCTGGCAGATACCTCCAAAGTCTCAGGAAGCTACGAGACTATGCAGCCAAGGGCTGCTGGGAAGCACAG ATAGCTTTAGCCAAAGCTTGTGGGAATGGAAACCAACTAGGATTAGAAGCAAAATCTTCCAGGGAAATGGTTTCTCAAATCTTTCAAGCTTCCCTTCCTATCAGCAAGCAAAGCATCTTCACTGTGCAGAAAGGAATGAATGAAATAATGAG GTATATCCTGGTGGATTGGCTGGTGGAAGTGGCTACCATGAAGGACTTCTCTAGCCTGTGCCTTCACATGACAGTGGGATGTGTGGATCGTTACTTGAAGCTGAGACCTGTACCTCGTGCTCGGCTCCAGCTTTTGGGAATAGCCTGCATGGTCATTTGCACACG TTTCATCAGCAAAGAGATGCTGACGATACGGGAAGCTGTGTGGCTGACAGACAACTCCTACAAATATGAAGAGTTGGTCAGAATGATGGGCGAGATCATTTCTGCCTTAGAAGGAAAGATAAGG ATGCCCACCATTTTGGACTACAAAGAAGTTCTGTCAAGCATCGTCTCACTGGAGAGAAGAACTCTTCACCTTTACAGCTTCATCTGTGAGCTGTCCCTCCTGAACACGAGCCTCAGTGTGTattccccagcccagctggctgctgctgcactgctgctggcCAAGATGCTGCATGGGCAAG CACACCCCTGGACCAGCCAGCTGTCTGAGTGCACTGGTTTCTCTCAAGAAGACCTCTTGCCCTGTGTGCTGAGCCTCCACCAAAAGTG TTTCCACGATGATGTCCCAAAGGACTATAGGCAGGTGTCCCTAATGGCAGTGAAACAGCGATTTGAAGACGAGCGCTATGAAGAAATAGGCAAAGAACAG gtTATGAGTTACAGCCAGCTCTGTTCATTGTTGGGTGTGAAACAGGAGGACCCAGCACCCAGTCCCTTGCACAGGAATGTGGTGGAAATCCAGACTTTTCTCAGCTCTCCCTCTGGAAAGAGAGCTAAAAG AAGGAGGGAAGACAGCATTCAGGATGACAGAGGCAGCTTTGTGACTAcacccacagcagagctgtcctCCCAGGAAGAAAGTCTGCTGGACAACTTCCTTGACTGGAGTTTAGATTCCTGCTCTGGTTATGAAGGTGATCAGGAAAGCGAAGGCGAGCGAGAAGGAGATG TGACCAGCCCCAGTGGGATCCTGGATGTGACAGTGCTGTACCTGGACCCTGCAGAGCACTGTGCCCAAGACTCCAGTgatgaggacagcctgcctGGGGAGTGGGATGGCTCCAGGGCACCCCACAGGGAGGGAGAGTTGCCAGGGGCATATCTCACCCCAAGGAATCCCAACCCAGAGGGGAGCTCAGGCTATTCTTCTGTCAACACTGCCAGTCCTACATCTTCTGTCGAAGGCAGCCCTGGAGCTCCTCCCAAACCTACCTCAGCACTGCCCCACAGCAATGCCATGAACAGGGAGCCATGCCAGCCCCATTACCTGCACAGGAGGCAAGTCAAGAGAAAAAACATGGCAGAACACACTGAAGAAAGGCTGAACTTGGGCTTCTTAAGCCTCTGA
- the CCNF gene encoding cyclin-F isoform X1, with translation MKAGVVHCRCSRCFSFPSKRRIIKRPRVLTFLNLPEDVLFHILKGLPAADILSVRAVHSHLKYLVDNHSSVWAHASFQDLWPSPNNLRMFERAAESGNFEAAVKLSLAYLYNEGLSITGHGRAEVNGIKASHYFSLAEHLNVCAVPFIWLFIRPPWSFSGSCCKAVVYESLKAECQLDKAQKGSILHSLAKVLNFFEDEGKKKESVEMLEESSKQGCLISSYLLWENNRKAAMSDPGRYLQSLRKLRDYAAKGCWEAQIALAKACGNGNQLGLEAKSSREMVSQIFQASLPISKQSIFTVQKGMNEIMRYILVDWLVEVATMKDFSSLCLHMTVGCVDRYLKLRPVPRARLQLLGIACMVICTRFISKEMLTIREAVWLTDNSYKYEELVRMMGEIISALEGKIRMPTILDYKEVLSSIVSLERRTLHLYSFICELSLLNTSLSVYSPAQLAAAALLLAKMLHGQAHPWTSQLSECTGFSQEDLLPCVLSLHQKCFHDDVPKDYRQVSLMAVKQRFEDERYEEIGKEQVMSYSQLCSLLGVKQEDPAPSPLHRNVVEIQTFLSSPSGKRAKRRREDSIQDDRGSFVTTPTAELSSQEESLLDNFLDWSLDSCSGYEGDQESEGEREGDVTSPSGILDVTVLYLDPAEHCAQDSSDEDSLPGEWDGSRAPHREGELPGAYLTPRNPNPEGSSGYSSVNTASPTSSVEGSPGAPPKPTSALPHSNAMNREPCQPHYLHRRQVKRKNMAEHTEERLNLGFLSL, from the exons ATGAAGGCGGGCG tggttCACTGTAGATGTTCcagatgtttttctttcccttcaaaGCGAAGGATAATAAAACGGCCTCGAGTCCTGACGTTCTTGAACCTCCCCGAGGATGTCCTGTTTCACATCCTGAAGGGCCTCCCTGCTGCAGACATCCTCTCAGTCAGAGCT GTGCACTCACATCTTAAATACCTTGTGGATAATCATTCCAGTGTTTGGGCACATGCAAGTTTCCAAGACTTGTGGCCATCTCCAAACAATCTGAGGATGTTTGAAAG GGCTGCTGAAAGTGGTAACTTTGAAGCTGCTGTGAAGCTGAGCTTGGCATACTTGTACAACGAAGGCC TGTCCATCACGGGCCATGGGCGTGCAGAAGTGAACGGAATAAAGGCATCTCACTACTTCAGCTTGGCAGAGCACCTGAATGTGTGTGCAGTGCCCTTTATCTGGCTGTTCATCCGTCCTCCCTGGTCCTTCTCTGGAAGCTGCTGTAAAGCTGTGGTCTACGAGAGCCTCAAGGCAGAGTGTCAGCTTGACAAG GCTCAGAAAGGATCTATTCTCCACAGCTTGGCTAAGGTCTTGAATTTCTTTGAG gatgaaggaaaaaaaaaagaatccgtTGAAATGCTTGAAGAATCATCAAAACAGGGTTGTTTAATCAGCTCCTACCTCCTTtgggaaaacaacagaaaagctgCT ATGTCAGATCCTGGCAGATACCTCCAAAGTCTCAGGAAGCTACGAGACTATGCAGCCAAGGGCTGCTGGGAAGCACAG ATAGCTTTAGCCAAAGCTTGTGGGAATGGAAACCAACTAGGATTAGAAGCAAAATCTTCCAGGGAAATGGTTTCTCAAATCTTTCAAGCTTCCCTTCCTATCAGCAAGCAAAGCATCTTCACTGTGCAGAAAGGAATGAATGAAATAATGAG GTATATCCTGGTGGATTGGCTGGTGGAAGTGGCTACCATGAAGGACTTCTCTAGCCTGTGCCTTCACATGACAGTGGGATGTGTGGATCGTTACTTGAAGCTGAGACCTGTACCTCGTGCTCGGCTCCAGCTTTTGGGAATAGCCTGCATGGTCATTTGCACACG TTTCATCAGCAAAGAGATGCTGACGATACGGGAAGCTGTGTGGCTGACAGACAACTCCTACAAATATGAAGAGTTGGTCAGAATGATGGGCGAGATCATTTCTGCCTTAGAAGGAAAGATAAGG ATGCCCACCATTTTGGACTACAAAGAAGTTCTGTCAAGCATCGTCTCACTGGAGAGAAGAACTCTTCACCTTTACAGCTTCATCTGTGAGCTGTCCCTCCTGAACACGAGCCTCAGTGTGTattccccagcccagctggctgctgctgcactgctgctggcCAAGATGCTGCATGGGCAAG CACACCCCTGGACCAGCCAGCTGTCTGAGTGCACTGGTTTCTCTCAAGAAGACCTCTTGCCCTGTGTGCTGAGCCTCCACCAAAAGTG TTTCCACGATGATGTCCCAAAGGACTATAGGCAGGTGTCCCTAATGGCAGTGAAACAGCGATTTGAAGACGAGCGCTATGAAGAAATAGGCAAAGAACAG gtTATGAGTTACAGCCAGCTCTGTTCATTGTTGGGTGTGAAACAGGAGGACCCAGCACCCAGTCCCTTGCACAGGAATGTGGTGGAAATCCAGACTTTTCTCAGCTCTCCCTCTGGAAAGAGAGCTAAAAG AAGGAGGGAAGACAGCATTCAGGATGACAGAGGCAGCTTTGTGACTAcacccacagcagagctgtcctCCCAGGAAGAAAGTCTGCTGGACAACTTCCTTGACTGGAGTTTAGATTCCTGCTCTGGTTATGAAGGTGATCAGGAAAGCGAAGGCGAGCGAGAAGGAGATG TGACCAGCCCCAGTGGGATCCTGGATGTGACAGTGCTGTACCTGGACCCTGCAGAGCACTGTGCCCAAGACTCCAGTgatgaggacagcctgcctGGGGAGTGGGATGGCTCCAGGGCACCCCACAGGGAGGGAGAGTTGCCAGGGGCATATCTCACCCCAAGGAATCCCAACCCAGAGGGGAGCTCAGGCTATTCTTCTGTCAACACTGCCAGTCCTACATCTTCTGTCGAAGGCAGCCCTGGAGCTCCTCCCAAACCTACCTCAGCACTGCCCCACAGCAATGCCATGAACAGGGAGCCATGCCAGCCCCATTACCTGCACAGGAGGCAAGTCAAGAGAAAAAACATGGCAGAACACACTGAAGAAAGGCTGAACTTGGGCTTCTTAAGCCTCTGA